GTGATTTCAGGACACGCTCTATTATTGCCTCTAAGGTCTCAAGATCAGACTTCGACTGACCATCGGCCTGCGCGGCTGAGAGGTGAATCATACGAGATAGACCATGCATTGAGGGTTGCAGGCGCAGTTCTTCAATAACAAATTCACGGGCCGCCGACGAGCCCTCATTTGCTTCGATCTCTTCTGCCAGTTTTAACATGACCGGGATTGCACGATCTTTTTCCAGTGCTTTATTTAAGAGCTGCAGCCAGGCATCCTGATTTCCGGTTTCTTTAAAGCACTCGGACAGCTGGCCCAGCACTTCAGGTAAATATCTTCGATCCTGGTTTTCTATCTTTTTCCAGTAGCGAATAGCTTTTTTGCAGTCTCCCGCATCCCGCGCGATCTGGCCACGCAGAATATTCGCCCTTACTGAATCAGGATCCTTTGATAAGGCTTTCTTCAGTAAAGTTTTTGCCTGGTCGGGGTTGTTCCTGCCGATTTCGTCCTCTGCCTGTTCACAGAGAAAATGGGCAATCATCTCATCGACCGATTCACCGCTAGCCCTGGCAAGGCGTTTCGCTGTAGCAATCGCCTGATCCCATTCTTTTTCCTGCTGATAAACATAAAGCAACTGGCGCAAGGCAGGCTCAGGATCCTTCTCAATTTCGGCATATTCAAGTAACAGGTTCTCGGCCCTGTCCAGCAAACCTGCCTTCAGGTAATCCTGAGCCAGTTCAAACAGTGCCTGACTGCGCTGATGACAATCCAGTTTTGGCCTTGCAATCAGATTCTGGTGAATTCTTGTTGCACGCTCGATCTCACCTCTGCGACGAAACAGGTTGCCTAGCATCAAGTGCGTTTCGACGGTTTCTGTATCAACTTCCAGCACCTTGATGAAAACCTCAATGGCCTTATCCGGCTGCTCGTTAAGCAGGAGATTTAGACCCTTGAAGTAATCCGAAGGGATTTCACCTGTACCCTTGCGTTTTTTTGATCGCTGATCCTGACGAGCGGCAATCCAGCCAGAAATTACGGCAACAGGCAGCAGTAATAACAGCCATGCGACATCAAACACTTCAGATAGAACCCCTGGTAGACAAGGTACTTTGTTGCTGAAGCTCTTTGCTCAGTTTCCGGATTTCTTTTTTTGCCCGCAGTAATTCCCGATGCCTACGCAACTGCGACATTAAGGTCATCAGCATGCCGATCAACATTCCTAGCAGTAAAGTCACCAGCAGGACAACAACCAGCGGCGCAGATATGGCTATATCCGGGTAGTAATTGAGCTCAACCAGCTGTGGATTTTTTAGGGAAAATGTGAGTCCAATAACCACAATAACTATGAACAGCAGTAAATATAAGAATAGCTTCATGTCGTCTTCCTTACAGAATCCATAAGCATTCTACCTGTACGGGGGGAAAATGGCATTAAAAAACCCGCCGTACTGCAAGTGGCGGGTTTTGTGTGGTTTGTGTCAATCAATAAAATCAGGGTATATCAACACGCTGACGTAGCTCTTTGCCAGGCTTAAAGTGCGGCACATGCTTATCCGGCACAGTCACAGAATTACCCGTTTTAGGGTTGCGCCCTACGCGCGCTCGACGATGATGTAAAGTAAAACTGCCAAAACCTCTCACTTCGATTCTTTCACCGCTGGATAGTGCGCTGGTCAGACATTCAAGAATTACTTTAACTGCCAGTTCAACATCACGATAGCCAAGCTGATTTTGGTCAGCCGAGAGTGAATCAATAAGTTCTGATTTTGTCATCGTCGTCATCCGCCCCTAATGTCGTTTATTTTTTTGACAACTGTTCCTTCAGCTTATCACCAAGTGAGGTCATACTGCCAGCTGGTTTTGCTGAGTATTCGCGTACCGCCTCGCTTTCTGCCTCTGCTTCAAGTGCTTTTATGGAAAGAGAAATCCTGCGGCTCTTGCGATCTATGCTGGTGATTTTAGTTTCGATAGTATCACCTTCAATGAGTGCACTGCGCGCATCTTCAACCCGATCCTGTGATATCTCGGAAACACGCAGATAACCAGTAACCAGATCAGCCAGTTTAATGACTGCTCCCTTGGTATCAACGCTTTCTACGATACCCTTAACAGCAGCGCCCTTCCCGTGCTCGGCAACAAAGCTGGTGAAAGGATCGCCTTCAACCTGTTTTAGTCCCAGTGAAATACGCTCACGTTCTGCATCAATAGCAAGAATGACAGTTTCTACTTCATCACCCTTTTTGAAATCCATCACGACTTCCTCACCAGTGCGCTCCCATGACAGGTCGCTGAGATGAATCAGACCGTCGATTGCACCTTCCAGACCAACAAAAATACCAAAATCGGTAATGGACTTGATACAACCTGATACCTTGTCATTTTTGTTGTGGGTGGCGGCAAAAGCCTCCCATGGATTGGTTGAACATTGCTTCATGCCGAGAGAAATACGACGGCGCTCTGTATCGATGTCCAGAACCATAACTTCAACTTCATCACCTACCTGAACAACCTTGGAAGGATGAATATTCTTATTGGTCCAGTCCATTTCTGAAACGTGGACCAGGCCTTCTACACCATCTTCAATTTCTACAAATGCACCGTAATCGGTAACGTTTGTGACCTTGCCGATGATACGTGTATCACGAGGATAACGACGCGGGAGATCGCCCCATGGATCTTCTTCTGTCTGTTTGAGGCCAAGTGAAACACGGTTACGTTCCTTATCAAACTTTAGCACGCGTGCCTCAATTTCATCACCAACGTTGAGCACTTCTGAAGGATGTTTGACACGCTTCCAGGAGATGTCTGTGATATGCAGCAGACCATCGATACCGCCAAGATTGACGAATGCACCGTAATCGGTCAGGTTTTTGATAACACCCTTGACCAGTTGACCTTCTTCCATGTTTTCCAGTAGTGCATCACGTTCTGCAGTCAGCTCTTTCTCAACCACGGCGCGACGGGAAACAACAACATTATTACGCGGACGATCGATCTTGATAATCTTGAATTCCAGATCTTTACCTTCGAGGTAGGTAGCATCCTTAACCGGACGCACGTCAACCAACGAACCTGGCAGGAAGGCTCGGATAGTCCCGAGGCTAACTGTAAAGCCACCTTTGACCTTACCGGTGATACGGCCGATGACAATGACATCTTTCTCGTGGTCTTTCTCAAGATCTTCCCATGCACGCACACGGATAGCCTTTTCACGGGACAGGCGGGTTGAGCCTGTGCCGTCTTCAATTGATTCGATAGCAACTTCTACGTCGTCGCCTATTTTTACTGTCAGTACACCATCGGCATCCTTGAATTCACCCGCAGGGATTTCACCCTCGGTCTTCAGGCCGGCATTGACGATTACATAATCATCATTGACATCAACGACCTGTCCGATCGTTACTTCTCCGGAACGCATCTCCGCCTTTGACAGGCTCTGTTCCAGTAATTCAGCAAATGTTTCACTCATGGTTTAAATACAACTCGGTTTGATTGTATCGGGCACGGCCCACAGAGTATTAGTAGGCATTGGTTAATGTTATCCGCTGACCAGCAACGCCCAAAGACGAATAGACTAATCGTTACAGACTCTGGTACCCGACTTGCTGCCTGATTTGCCCGATCACCTGTCCCAGGCTCATATCGGACGTATCCAGCACAATCGCGTCTGCTGCGGGAATCAAAGGAGAATTCGTGCGTTCCGCATCACGTGCATCGCGCTCAGAAATCACCGTAAAAAGACGCGGGATGCTATCATTTATTCCTTTATTCTTCAACTGCTTAAATCGTCGTTCTGCCCTTATTTTAGCGGAAGCAGTGAGAAAAAACTTGTGTGTTGCATCCGGAAAGACCACTGTCCCCATGTCCCGGCCATCGGCAACCAGCCCGGGTGGCTGACGAAAATCTCGCTGCCGCTGTAGCAGAGCTGCGCGGATATCACCATCGGCAGCCAGCTTTGAAGCCATCGCGCCACATTCTTCAGTACGTATCGAAGATGATATATCTGTCCCAGCAAGCAGCACATCCGCGCCGCCGTCAGCGGCAGGCTTAAAAGCAATCTTTAGTTCTTGCGCCAACGAAACAATTTTTTCCTTATCTTTACTCAATTCCAGACCTGCCAGCTCGGCTGCATAGGCCAAGGCCCGATAAATGGCTCCAGAATCGAGATAATGCCAGCCCAGACTCGTCGCCAGTTGCTGACTGACCGTACCCTTGCCAGAGCCACTGGGGCCATCGATGGTAATCACCGGAATGTCAGTCATTAGCTATATAACCGTTATTTCCAGGCCACAACTTGCAGCTAGAGAATGAAAATCAGGAAATGATGTAGCAACGTTGTCGCAATCATCAATAACAATTTCCGTGTTGCTCATCAGCCCTGCCATAGCAAAGGCCATGGCTATACGGTGGTCGCCATGGCTGTCTACCGTGCCACCCTGAATCTGACTACCCTGCACGTGCATCCCGTCTGCTGTTTCGATGATATCGACGCCTATATTGGTCAGGCCCCTGGCCATCGCTGCAATGCGGTCAGATTCCTTCACCCTGAGTTCTGCTGCCCCGCTAAGAATGGTTTCACCACTGGCCACAGCAGCAGCAATAAGAATGGCTGGAAACTCATCGATGGCAAGTGGCACGTGCGCTTCATCAATATGAATCCCATGCAGTGGGGCAGACTGAACAATCAGATCTGCTACCGGCTCACCGCCTACAGTTCGCTCATTCTTCAGTTCTATATCCGCACCCATCTGCTTTAAAATGAAGAGAATTCCCGTTCGTGTTGGATTGATACCGACGTTCTTAATCTCGACCCGTGAGCCTGGTGCTATGGATGCACCGACAATAAAAAATGCAGCAGAAGAAATATCTCCCGGCACCACCATATCGGTCGCTGTCAGACGAAAACCCGGTTCCAGACACACCCTGGGGCCGTCACTGGTAACGGGATATCCAAAGCCTCGTAACATACGCTCGGTATGGTCTCTGGTTGGGGCAGGTTCAGTAATACAGGTCTTGCCTTCGGCATATAGACCTGCAAGTAACAGGCAGGATTTTACCTGTGCACTGGCCATTGGCATCTGATAATGAATGCCTCGCAAGCCGTTAGCAGGATTAATCTGCAAAGGCGGGGTACCGCCTTTAGCGGTACTGATCTGCGCACCCATTTCGGTCAATGGATCGACAACTCTGCGCATAGGCCTGCCGGACAGAGATTTATCACCGGTTAGACACGAGGGAAACGGCTGCCCACTTAACAGGCCTGACAACAAACGCATCGCTGTACCTGAATTCCCCATATTCAGGTCATGCTGCGGCTGGCTCAGTCCATGTAGACCCATCCCGCGGATTACCAGCCGGCCTTCATCCGGTCCCTCAATGTTGACGCCCATTGCACGAAAGGCAGCAATCGTTGCCAGAACATCCTCACCTTCCAGTAAACCGCTGACATGGGTGATCCCCTCTGCCAGCGCGCCCAATATCACCGATCGATGTGAAATGGATTTATCACCTGGAATACGAATGGTGCCTGCTAATTGTCCACCGGGACTAATCTTGAAGCGTTTACTCACCCGTTACTCCACAAACAGGGACTACTCATCATTTCCCACCTTTGTGACATCGGGTAATTTATCACGCGCTTTTTTGGCA
This is a stretch of genomic DNA from bacterium BMS3Abin11. It encodes these proteins:
- a CDS encoding tetratricopeptide repeat protein; protein product: MFDVAWLLLLLPVAVISGWIAARQDQRSKKRKGTGEIPSDYFKGLNLLLNEQPDKAIEVFIKVLEVDTETVETHLMLGNLFRRRGEIERATRIHQNLIARPKLDCHQRSQALFELAQDYLKAGLLDRAENLLLEYAEIEKDPEPALRQLLYVYQQEKEWDQAIATAKRLARASGESVDEMIAHFLCEQAEDEIGRNNPDQAKTLLKKALSKDPDSVRANILRGQIARDAGDCKKAIRYWKKIENQDRRYLPEVLGQLSECFKETGNQDAWLQLLNKALEKDRAIPVMLKLAEEIEANEGSSAAREFVIEELRLQPSMHGLSRMIHLSAAQADGQSKSDLETLEAIIERVLKSRKNYLCEHCGFRGNAMHWQCPGCKRWNTVKPVWDDGDE
- the ihfB gene encoding integration host factor subunit beta, with protein sequence MTKSELIDSLSADQNQLGYRDVELAVKVILECLTSALSSGERIEVRGFGSFTLHHRRARVGRNPKTGNSVTVPDKHVPHFKPGKELRQRVDIP
- the rpsA gene encoding 30S ribosomal protein S1, which gives rise to MSETFAELLEQSLSKAEMRSGEVTIGQVVDVNDDYVIVNAGLKTEGEIPAGEFKDADGVLTVKIGDDVEVAIESIEDGTGSTRLSREKAIRVRAWEDLEKDHEKDVIVIGRITGKVKGGFTVSLGTIRAFLPGSLVDVRPVKDATYLEGKDLEFKIIKIDRPRNNVVVSRRAVVEKELTAERDALLENMEEGQLVKGVIKNLTDYGAFVNLGGIDGLLHITDISWKRVKHPSEVLNVGDEIEARVLKFDKERNRVSLGLKQTEEDPWGDLPRRYPRDTRIIGKVTNVTDYGAFVEIEDGVEGLVHVSEMDWTNKNIHPSKVVQVGDEVEVMVLDIDTERRRISLGMKQCSTNPWEAFAATHNKNDKVSGCIKSITDFGIFVGLEGAIDGLIHLSDLSWERTGEEVVMDFKKGDEVETVILAIDAERERISLGLKQVEGDPFTSFVAEHGKGAAVKGIVESVDTKGAVIKLADLVTGYLRVSEISQDRVEDARSALIEGDTIETKITSIDRKSRRISLSIKALEAEAESEAVREYSAKPAGSMTSLGDKLKEQLSKK
- the cmk_2 gene encoding cytidylate kinase encodes the protein MTDIPVITIDGPSGSGKGTVSQQLATSLGWHYLDSGAIYRALAYAAELAGLELSKDKEKIVSLAQELKIAFKPAADGGADVLLAGTDISSSIRTEECGAMASKLAADGDIRAALLQRQRDFRQPPGLVADGRDMGTVVFPDATHKFFLTASAKIRAERRFKQLKNKGINDSIPRLFTVISERDARDAERTNSPLIPAADAIVLDTSDMSLGQVIGQIRQQVGYQSL
- the aroA gene encoding 3-phosphoshikimate 1-carboxyvinyltransferase is translated as MSKRFKISPGGQLAGTIRIPGDKSISHRSVILGALAEGITHVSGLLEGEDVLATIAAFRAMGVNIEGPDEGRLVIRGMGLHGLSQPQHDLNMGNSGTAMRLLSGLLSGQPFPSCLTGDKSLSGRPMRRVVDPLTEMGAQISTAKGGTPPLQINPANGLRGIHYQMPMASAQVKSCLLLAGLYAEGKTCITEPAPTRDHTERMLRGFGYPVTSDGPRVCLEPGFRLTATDMVVPGDISSAAFFIVGASIAPGSRVEIKNVGINPTRTGILFILKQMGADIELKNERTVGGEPVADLIVQSAPLHGIHIDEAHVPLAIDEFPAILIAAAVASGETILSGAAELRVKESDRIAAMARGLTNIGVDIIETADGMHVQGSQIQGGTVDSHGDHRIAMAFAMAGLMSNTEIVIDDCDNVATSFPDFHSLAASCGLEITVI